In one Gemmatimonadota bacterium genomic region, the following are encoded:
- a CDS encoding efflux RND transporter permease subunit: protein MSLRRPVAVAMTYTAVSLLGVAAWRNIPIEMLPDTQLPQLTVTGTWRGASPETLEAFLTAPLEATIQQVQGVEKIVSESFEQQGIGTAEIRIEFDRDTDMDFARLDLSERIATLEEALPPGVDRVTVSQYVPEEFQQQSQPFLYYTFTGPYTPEALRQHLEDVVQDELGQVGGVALVRVFGGRDRRLEIDLDEVALAALGLDPREVGQSIRDLDLVQEAGAIREGDDQRTITIVNRPANAEDVRNAVITAVGGTAVRVSDIASVHDTYEEAQSYSRIDGRPSVGFTVVKGVGVNTVRVADAVKARLAELERLSPYGTEFDLVYDESEDIERQLTDLRKRAGFSAIVIFVVLLGFLRSFRSAALIFATIAFSVLITLNLIYFGGLTLNLLTLMGLAMGFGLIVDNSIVVLENVYRRWQRGEEAFSAAEGGAREVVLPILASTATTLIVFVPFVYLQGELRVYYVPLAIVVALTLVASIFVAFSFIPALAARFLQAGRGAPRREPQARQPLYVRFYSDVVSFTVRWPWFAMSVAAICFGGSYYLFDTYVNTWAMWGGGFGSRTYIQVNITLPRGSNLERTDQLVRYFEDRVAQMPEVERYTADVRAQRGRVEITFPDSIENTQIPVAIKEQMVAYSHTFTGASVRVYGFGPSFYGGGGSAPNYGIQVLGYNYEKVRDIAESLGRRLERISRVQEVDTNSSSNRFNRDKAAEFVVRVDRNRLAQHDLTVEQLVVSINQAVGGSAQLGTVKLGGEEVQYQVKLAGNVDMDVLALQEILIDTPGGQRIRLGDVVSIEARDVLARIRRENQQYERTVAYEFRGPQKLGDIWHEGIIESTEVPPGYTVKKGNTGFSIRGEERTQIWLVIALALLLVYMVTAALFESLLQPLCVILTVPMALIGVYLIFFYSEASFTREAYVGVIMMFGIVVNNAILLVDHVNQVRRKSPELPLPDAIVKGTLERVRPILMTTATTVLGLLPLVLFGDAAGSNIWDALALVLIGGLLSSTLFVLTITPAAYHVLERGKARRA, encoded by the coding sequence ATGAGCCTGAGAAGACCTGTGGCCGTTGCCATGACGTATACGGCCGTCTCGCTACTCGGCGTTGCTGCCTGGCGCAACATTCCCATCGAAATGCTCCCGGACACGCAGCTTCCACAGCTTACGGTCACGGGGACATGGCGCGGAGCGTCGCCCGAGACGCTCGAGGCGTTTCTCACGGCGCCGCTCGAGGCGACGATCCAGCAGGTCCAGGGTGTCGAGAAGATCGTCTCAGAGTCGTTCGAGCAGCAGGGCATCGGCACGGCCGAGATCCGGATCGAGTTCGACCGTGACACCGATATGGATTTCGCGCGGCTCGATCTCTCCGAACGCATCGCCACGCTGGAAGAAGCGCTCCCTCCTGGGGTCGATCGGGTTACGGTGAGCCAGTACGTGCCCGAAGAGTTCCAACAGCAGAGCCAGCCGTTCCTCTATTACACGTTCACGGGACCCTACACCCCGGAGGCTCTTCGCCAGCACCTGGAAGACGTGGTGCAGGACGAGCTCGGCCAGGTCGGTGGCGTGGCGCTGGTCCGGGTGTTCGGCGGCCGTGACCGGCGGCTCGAGATCGACCTCGACGAGGTGGCGTTGGCGGCGCTGGGTCTGGATCCGCGAGAGGTCGGGCAGAGTATCCGCGACCTCGATCTGGTTCAGGAGGCCGGCGCGATCCGGGAGGGAGACGACCAGCGCACGATCACCATCGTGAACCGGCCGGCGAACGCCGAGGACGTACGCAACGCGGTGATCACCGCGGTCGGCGGCACAGCGGTCCGCGTCTCAGACATCGCGTCCGTGCACGATACCTACGAGGAGGCTCAGTCCTACTCGCGGATCGACGGTCGGCCGTCTGTGGGCTTCACAGTCGTGAAGGGCGTCGGGGTCAACACGGTGCGCGTCGCCGACGCGGTGAAGGCCCGGCTCGCCGAGCTGGAGCGCCTGAGCCCCTACGGCACCGAATTCGACCTCGTATACGACGAGAGCGAGGATATCGAGCGACAGCTCACCGATCTCCGCAAACGGGCGGGCTTCAGCGCGATCGTGATCTTCGTCGTGCTGCTCGGCTTCCTGCGTTCTTTCCGCTCGGCTGCGCTCATCTTCGCGACGATCGCGTTCAGCGTCTTGATCACCCTCAACCTGATCTACTTCGGTGGCTTGACGCTGAACCTGCTCACGCTGATGGGGCTGGCGATGGGCTTCGGCCTCATCGTGGACAACTCCATCGTCGTGTTGGAGAACGTGTACCGAAGGTGGCAGCGCGGGGAGGAGGCATTCTCCGCTGCGGAGGGCGGCGCTCGTGAGGTCGTGCTGCCCATCCTGGCGTCGACGGCCACGACGCTCATCGTCTTCGTACCCTTCGTCTATCTGCAGGGCGAGCTACGTGTCTATTACGTGCCACTTGCGATCGTGGTCGCGCTGACCCTAGTGGCTTCGATCTTCGTGGCGTTCTCGTTCATTCCCGCGCTGGCCGCTCGCTTTCTCCAGGCCGGCCGGGGGGCTCCCAGGCGCGAGCCCCAAGCGCGCCAGCCCCTCTATGTCCGATTCTACTCGGATGTGGTTTCGTTCACCGTGCGCTGGCCGTGGTTTGCGATGTCGGTGGCGGCGATATGCTTCGGGGGCTCCTACTACCTGTTCGACACGTACGTGAACACATGGGCGATGTGGGGTGGAGGCTTCGGCTCCCGCACCTACATCCAGGTGAACATCACGCTTCCGAGGGGCTCGAACCTCGAGCGCACCGACCAACTCGTGCGTTACTTCGAGGACCGCGTGGCGCAGATGCCGGAGGTCGAACGCTACACCGCGGACGTGCGCGCCCAGCGCGGACGCGTGGAGATCACCTTCCCGGACTCCATCGAGAACACGCAGATCCCGGTTGCCATCAAGGAGCAGATGGTGGCGTACAGCCACACCTTCACCGGAGCGAGCGTCCGCGTATACGGGTTCGGTCCGTCCTTCTACGGGGGCGGCGGCAGCGCGCCCAACTACGGGATCCAGGTGCTGGGCTACAACTACGAGAAGGTCAGGGACATCGCCGAATCACTGGGCCGGAGACTGGAACGAATCAGTCGCGTTCAGGAGGTTGACACGAACTCCAGCTCGAACCGGTTCAATCGTGACAAGGCGGCAGAGTTCGTCGTACGCGTGGACCGTAACCGCCTTGCACAGCATGATCTTACGGTCGAGCAGCTCGTGGTAAGCATAAACCAGGCTGTGGGCGGTAGCGCGCAGCTCGGGACGGTCAAGCTGGGCGGGGAAGAAGTCCAATATCAGGTGAAGCTCGCGGGCAATGTCGACATGGACGTGCTCGCGCTCCAGGAGATCTTGATCGACACGCCCGGCGGCCAGCGCATCCGCCTGGGGGACGTGGTGAGCATTGAGGCGCGGGATGTGCTCGCGCGTATCCGTCGGGAGAACCAGCAGTACGAGCGCACGGTCGCCTATGAGTTCCGAGGGCCCCAGAAGCTCGGTGATATCTGGCACGAGGGCATCATCGAGTCGACGGAAGTGCCTCCTGGCTACACGGTGAAGAAGGGCAACACGGGATTCTCGATCCGCGGGGAAGAGCGCACGCAGATCTGGCTGGTCATCGCACTCGCGCTTCTGCTCGTATATATGGTCACCGCGGCGCTCTTCGAGTCGCTGCTGCAGCCATTGTGCGTCATCCTCACGGTACCGATGGCGCTCATTGGCGTGTACCTGATCTTCTTCTACTCCGAGGCCTCCTTCACGCGGGAGGCGTACGTCGGGGTGATCATGATGTTCGGAATCGTGGTGAACAACGCGATCCTGCTCGTGGACCACGTGAACCAAGTGCGCAGGAAGAGTCCGGAGCTTCCGCTACCAGACGCGATCGTGAAGGGGACCCTGGAGCGGGTCCGACCGATTCTCATGACCACCGCGACGACGGTGCTGGGGTTGCTTCCGCTCGTGCTCTTCGGCGACGCGGCGGGCTCGAACATTTGGGACGCGCTTGCGCTTGTGCTGATCGGTGGCCTTCTGTCGTCGACTCTGTTTGTACTGACCATTACCCCCGCTGCGTACCACGTCTTGGAGCGCGGGAAGGCTCGACGCGCTTGA
- a CDS encoding outer membrane beta-barrel protein: MTPTQRVRTIQALLVAALFAVVPPEDAVAQGGPGFLFKEPVVSVGLRMGYAMPNAGSDLFAHAVEFLTIENSDFASAYYGGELSVRVSSRVDIALGVGHTRSITPSEFRCCLDLDSLAIEQTTEFTTTPVTLSAKYYLTDRGRSIGRFAWVPAVVSPFVGGGVGLTFYRFDQTGAWIDFTAEDGEWLDHTNLPDDARLDIFDDRFDSDGSGKQFHLLAGLDFSINKNLYLTGEGRYLWADAGINERFFEGFEDVDLSGFQFTVGISARF; the protein is encoded by the coding sequence ATGACTCCGACGCAACGAGTACGGACGATCCAGGCTCTTTTGGTGGCGGCACTCTTTGCGGTGGTTCCGCCTGAAGATGCGGTGGCGCAGGGAGGTCCGGGCTTTCTGTTCAAGGAGCCCGTCGTGTCGGTGGGACTCCGCATGGGATACGCCATGCCGAACGCGGGAAGCGATCTCTTCGCTCATGCGGTGGAATTCCTAACTATCGAGAACAGCGACTTCGCTTCTGCCTACTACGGTGGAGAGCTCTCGGTCCGAGTGTCGAGTCGCGTGGACATTGCGCTCGGCGTCGGGCATACCAGGTCGATCACGCCGTCCGAGTTCAGGTGCTGTCTCGACCTCGACAGCCTGGCGATCGAACAGACCACGGAGTTCACCACCACCCCGGTCACGCTCAGCGCCAAGTACTACCTTACGGACCGCGGGCGCTCGATCGGTCGCTTCGCTTGGGTGCCCGCCGTGGTGAGTCCGTTCGTGGGTGGCGGCGTCGGTCTGACGTTCTATCGCTTCGACCAGACGGGCGCGTGGATCGATTTCACAGCGGAAGATGGCGAGTGGCTGGACCATACCAATCTACCCGACGACGCGCGCCTCGATATCTTCGACGATCGGTTCGATTCGGACGGGAGCGGAAAGCAGTTCCACTTGCTCGCCGGGCTCGACTTCTCGATCAACAAGAACCTGTACCTCACGGGTGAGGGTCGGTACCTCTGGGCGGACGCGGGCATCAATGAAAGATTCTTCGAAGGCTTCGAGGATGTGGACCTCTCCGGCTTTCAGTTCACGGTCGGGATTTCGGCCCGGTTTTAA
- a CDS encoding efflux RND transporter periplasmic adaptor subunit, protein MSFSRRTLSLVTVLLVFGVLIVGVWWRLGGFAREAEAGNVAEGGEADLPETSGGSQFSADMPQAVGGAEVVRDTLWIRVGAAGQAEAFRRTTLTAQVGGVVQELPVRENQRVTEGTPLLQIDSTEYALGVAQAQADLLAAETDYRQLTLFDDEIEDPAVRAERERIARTRSGLDQSHVALRQAQLQLERSRVTAPFAARIADIRVVEGQYVSAGTELMTVVDLDPIKVEVQVLEAELGFLSEGRRAEVQFAAYPGETFIGSIETINPVVDPDSRTGRVTVLLPNHDHRIKPGMYAEVSLDAEALPDRVMVPRAAILERGEGTRRTMLFVYEQNGNVGVAAWRYVNTGRENDTHVEILREGPENGMVEPGEIVLIDGHHYLAHDTAVRLVDNVEAAGGRPSR, encoded by the coding sequence ATGAGCTTTTCCAGACGCACACTGAGCTTGGTCACAGTGCTGCTTGTCTTCGGTGTCCTCATCGTCGGCGTCTGGTGGCGTCTTGGCGGCTTCGCCCGAGAGGCGGAGGCCGGGAACGTCGCGGAAGGGGGTGAAGCCGACCTCCCGGAGACCAGTGGTGGCAGCCAGTTCTCGGCCGATATGCCTCAAGCCGTAGGCGGTGCGGAGGTGGTCAGGGACACGCTTTGGATCCGCGTCGGCGCGGCCGGACAGGCGGAGGCTTTTCGCAGGACGACGCTCACCGCTCAGGTCGGGGGCGTCGTGCAGGAGCTCCCGGTACGGGAGAACCAGCGCGTGACGGAGGGCACTCCCTTGCTGCAAATCGACAGCACCGAGTACGCCCTGGGGGTCGCACAGGCGCAGGCCGATCTGCTCGCTGCGGAGACGGACTACCGGCAGTTGACCCTGTTCGATGACGAGATCGAGGATCCGGCGGTTCGGGCCGAGCGTGAGCGAATCGCGCGCACGCGCAGCGGGCTCGACCAGAGCCACGTCGCTCTCCGGCAGGCGCAGTTGCAGCTCGAGCGCTCTCGGGTCACCGCTCCCTTTGCAGCGAGGATCGCCGACATCCGTGTGGTGGAAGGGCAGTACGTGAGCGCCGGCACTGAGTTGATGACGGTCGTCGATCTCGACCCGATCAAGGTCGAAGTGCAGGTCCTCGAAGCCGAGCTCGGCTTCCTCTCAGAGGGCCGTCGAGCGGAGGTCCAGTTCGCGGCCTATCCGGGTGAGACGTTCATCGGCTCCATCGAGACGATCAATCCGGTCGTCGATCCCGACAGCCGCACGGGTCGCGTCACTGTCCTGCTCCCCAACCACGACCACCGCATCAAGCCGGGCATGTACGCGGAGGTGTCCCTGGATGCCGAGGCACTGCCCGACCGCGTCATGGTTCCCCGTGCGGCGATCCTGGAGCGCGGGGAAGGAACGCGGCGCACCATGCTGTTCGTTTACGAACAGAATGGGAACGTGGGCGTAGCGGCGTGGCGGTACGTCAACACGGGTCGGGAGAACGACACCCACGTAGAGATCCTCCGGGAAGGCCCGGAGAACGGCATGGTGGAGCCGGGCGAGATCGTGCTCATCGACGGGCACCACTATCTGGCGCACGACACGGCGGTCCGGCTCGTCGACAACGTGGAAGCCGCCGGGGGAAGGCCGAGCCGATGA
- a CDS encoding efflux RND transporter permease subunit, whose product MLFLAIILLGGISYVRLPIDLLPDVSYPRLVIYTSYPDVAPAEVERLVTERIEGQAAAAPGVERVTSVSREGVSLVTLRFAWGTDMDFAMLNVRERMDNVRESLPESASRPAILRVDPESDPIMTLSVSGGIDLWQTKELAETVFRRRLEQLDGVAEAAVTGGLDREIQVEVDPNLLDSYGVTILEISQALDAANVSAPGGTILQGRYRYPLRTLGEFQTVEEIADVVVARQPIGGQGGGAATGTGVTGGGGSQGYRVVRLSDVARVVDGFAERETIARYAGEEAVGLLVFKESGANTVRVARRVEEVIEQLQAEYPGMRIDVADNQASFIADSIFNVVQALIIGGILAFLVLFLFLRDPRYPVAIALAIPISVVGTFALMDAAGVSLNIMSLGGLALGVGMLVDNSIVVLENIFRHREELGEDAVTAAAAGAEEVQTAITASTLTTISVFGPIVYVEGVAGELFKDLSLAVTFSLLASLLVALTLLPSLAARFAGGGKEPGPTAPPAGGRPPGFLRTTLWIFERTALAPFRFVRGSWRLALALLRFWGMGIAAFLGHVFGPLLRAFDRLFDHFAVRYHRVLEWALDHPGRVLLSSGAALAITVTMGFTLQRDLLPTVDQGAFRIRLELEAGTALDATLEAAILVEAAALADPDIDVVFTNVGRDVRAYAKGEEASGLHTATFQIRVREGVASAPVAERMRALASNFPPGALSVETGQATALGTMLGGSEADVAVRVRGENLDAAYALAEQIQGRLSGLMGLGNVRIGTELGKLEVQIEIDRAACASYGIDPQLVAGTVDRAMRGDIATEFVDFDRKIDVVVRYPDELRYSRATLDGLRVQGVPIRELVHVREAVGPAEIRREEQARVIPVYADVVAGGLDQAIGEIEAALETLPRTRELRWEVGGENEEMRRSFRDLAFAFGLALILVYMILAAQFESFAHPLTILMSVPLALVGAVLALILTGQGLNTMSLIGAVILVGIVVNDAIVKVDFINLAKSRGLDLRAAILEAGRVRLRPIIMTTVTTVLGLTPMALGLGRGSDLRAPMAIVVIGGLVVATALTLIVVPVVYQSVEITRIRVTAGLGR is encoded by the coding sequence ATGCTTTTCCTGGCGATCATCTTGCTGGGTGGCATCTCGTACGTCAGGCTGCCGATCGATCTGCTGCCGGACGTGAGCTACCCGCGTCTCGTCATCTACACGTCGTACCCCGACGTCGCGCCCGCTGAGGTCGAACGGCTCGTCACGGAGCGCATCGAGGGACAGGCGGCTGCCGCGCCCGGTGTGGAGCGGGTGACGTCTGTGTCGCGGGAGGGTGTGAGCCTGGTGACCCTACGCTTCGCGTGGGGCACGGACATGGACTTCGCGATGCTCAACGTGCGCGAGCGCATGGACAACGTGCGCGAGTCCTTGCCGGAGAGCGCCTCGCGGCCGGCGATTCTTCGTGTCGATCCCGAGTCCGACCCGATCATGACCTTGTCGGTCTCCGGCGGCATCGATCTCTGGCAGACGAAGGAGCTCGCCGAGACCGTGTTCCGACGTCGACTCGAACAACTCGATGGGGTCGCGGAGGCTGCCGTCACCGGTGGGCTCGACCGCGAGATTCAGGTCGAGGTCGACCCCAACCTGCTGGACTCGTACGGAGTGACGATCCTCGAAATCTCTCAGGCGCTCGACGCCGCCAACGTGAGCGCGCCGGGCGGCACGATCCTACAGGGCAGGTACCGGTACCCGCTGCGCACTCTGGGCGAGTTCCAGACGGTCGAGGAGATCGCGGACGTGGTCGTCGCACGTCAGCCGATCGGGGGTCAGGGAGGCGGAGCAGCCACAGGGACTGGTGTGACCGGCGGGGGCGGGAGCCAGGGATACAGGGTCGTTCGCCTGAGTGACGTCGCGCGCGTTGTCGACGGCTTCGCAGAGCGCGAGACCATCGCCCGGTACGCCGGCGAAGAAGCGGTCGGCCTGCTCGTCTTCAAGGAGTCCGGGGCGAACACGGTGAGGGTGGCCCGGAGAGTAGAGGAAGTTATCGAGCAGTTGCAGGCCGAGTATCCGGGCATGCGCATCGACGTTGCGGACAATCAAGCAAGCTTCATCGCGGACTCGATCTTCAACGTCGTGCAGGCGCTCATCATTGGAGGTATCCTCGCGTTCCTGGTTCTCTTCCTGTTCTTGAGAGATCCGAGGTATCCGGTCGCGATCGCGCTGGCGATCCCGATATCGGTGGTGGGTACGTTCGCGCTCATGGATGCGGCCGGCGTGAGCTTGAATATCATGAGCCTCGGGGGGCTCGCGCTCGGCGTCGGCATGCTGGTCGACAACTCGATCGTCGTGCTCGAGAACATCTTCCGGCATCGGGAAGAGCTGGGAGAGGATGCTGTGACGGCGGCTGCAGCAGGTGCCGAAGAGGTGCAGACGGCGATCACGGCGTCCACGCTCACGACGATCTCGGTTTTCGGTCCCATCGTCTACGTCGAGGGCGTGGCCGGGGAGCTGTTCAAGGACCTTTCCCTCGCGGTCACGTTCTCACTGCTCGCCTCGTTGCTGGTCGCGCTCACGCTGCTTCCGTCTCTGGCCGCGCGGTTCGCGGGTGGCGGGAAGGAGCCGGGCCCGACAGCGCCACCGGCGGGCGGCCGGCCCCCAGGCTTCTTGAGGACCACGCTCTGGATCTTCGAGCGCACCGCGCTGGCTCCGTTTCGCTTCGTTCGTGGCAGTTGGCGTCTCGCGCTCGCCCTCCTACGCTTTTGGGGGATGGGCATCGCGGCGTTCCTGGGGCACGTGTTCGGCCCGCTGCTGCGCGCGTTCGACCGGCTCTTCGATCACTTTGCAGTTCGCTACCACCGCGTCCTGGAATGGGCCCTCGATCACCCCGGACGTGTGCTCCTCAGCTCGGGAGCTGCGCTGGCGATCACTGTGACGATGGGGTTCACGCTGCAGAGGGACCTTCTGCCCACGGTCGATCAGGGGGCCTTCCGCATCCGGTTGGAGCTGGAGGCAGGCACCGCACTCGATGCTACGCTCGAAGCCGCGATTCTCGTGGAGGCGGCGGCGCTCGCGGACCCGGACATCGACGTGGTATTCACCAACGTGGGTCGCGACGTGCGTGCGTATGCGAAAGGGGAAGAGGCTTCGGGGTTGCACACGGCCACGTTCCAGATCCGTGTACGGGAGGGTGTGGCGAGCGCTCCGGTTGCCGAACGAATGCGGGCGCTGGCGTCGAACTTCCCACCCGGGGCGCTTTCGGTCGAGACGGGGCAGGCCACGGCACTCGGCACCATGCTGGGTGGATCCGAGGCGGATGTGGCCGTGCGGGTGCGCGGCGAGAACCTCGACGCGGCGTATGCGCTGGCCGAACAGATCCAGGGACGCCTGAGCGGGTTGATGGGTCTGGGCAACGTCCGCATCGGGACCGAGCTCGGGAAGCTGGAAGTCCAGATCGAAATCGATCGTGCGGCGTGCGCCAGTTATGGCATCGATCCGCAGCTGGTGGCGGGAACCGTGGATCGCGCCATGCGGGGTGACATCGCCACGGAGTTCGTCGACTTCGACCGCAAGATCGACGTCGTCGTCCGCTATCCGGACGAGCTACGGTACTCCCGGGCTACGCTGGACGGGCTGCGCGTCCAGGGGGTCCCGATTCGGGAGCTCGTGCACGTGCGCGAGGCGGTGGGCCCGGCTGAGATCCGCAGAGAAGAACAAGCGCGCGTCATCCCCGTGTATGCGGACGTGGTCGCGGGCGGGCTCGACCAGGCCATCGGGGAGATCGAAGCCGCGCTCGAGACGCTCCCACGTACGCGAGAGCTGCGTTGGGAAGTCGGCGGTGAGAACGAGGAGATGCGCCGTTCCTTCCGTGACCTGGCGTTCGCCTTCGGACTGGCGCTGATCCTGGTCTACATGATTCTCGCAGCGCAGTTCGAGTCGTTCGCGCATCCGCTCACGATTCTGATGTCCGTCCCGCTCGCGCTTGTCGGTGCTGTGCTCGCGTTGATCCTCACGGGTCAGGGGCTCAATACGATGAGCCTCATCGGGGCGGTCATTCTCGTGGGAATCGTGGTGAACGACGCGATCGTGAAGGTCGACTTCATCAACCTGGCCAAGTCGCGCGGCCTGGATCTGCGAGCCGCGATCCTCGAAGCCGGACGAGTGCGGTTGCGTCCGATCATCATGACGACCGTGACTACCGTGCTCGGCCTGACGCCGATGGCGCTGGGACTCGGGCGCGGCTCGGACCTGAGGGCGCCCATGGCGATCGTGGTGATCGGTGGATTGGTGGTGGCCACGGCTCTCACGCTGATCGTCGTGCCGGTCGTGTACCAGAGTGTCGAGATCACGCGCATCCGCGTGACGGCCGGGCTCGGCCGATGA
- a CDS encoding TolC family protein, whose product MRSRTLVAALIATGLVGPGLAAQSADTLRLTLSTALDIAEGNNPTYRQASNSALLNDIEMRTTWFDQLLPRVNLQLFDTGFRGNIQRVGYDNFGNTIVNDSADWQYSSNTQQAMSFNWNVRGRSLLQAHRRQSITNEDRELSVVRALTGLQVQIQRLYMDALEQRDLMRAEEELVEARQIDMTVAERLFSLALRTRVDVLNAELAVEQQLLELQQQRATYEQAVLALRTQLGSEERVSLSLADEDLPIFDPSGLEVEQLVASALVVNPELRQSRLSIESASLGVQEAQNSWWPAVSMSVDVWRRSQPRGLSVFDVGISEPLEAQFRVQFSIPMFNNFFQNRQAMERAAVQLDNGREAEREARLRIEETVRSAVLEISNQYEVLRLAERSLEIAQEALRLAREEYRIGTRTFEDLRSSFDSEATTRRQVITARHSFVDAVLTLEEAVGARVRGGTPPIASGSGGR is encoded by the coding sequence ATGAGGTCCAGGACGCTCGTCGCCGCGCTCATCGCGACCGGGCTTGTCGGCCCCGGGTTGGCGGCTCAGTCGGCGGACACGCTGCGGCTCACGCTTTCGACAGCGCTCGACATCGCCGAGGGGAACAACCCGACCTACCGGCAGGCGAGCAACAGCGCGCTGCTGAACGATATCGAGATGCGGACGACATGGTTCGATCAGCTGCTGCCGCGGGTGAACCTGCAGCTCTTCGATACAGGGTTCCGCGGCAACATTCAGCGCGTCGGCTACGACAACTTCGGCAACACGATCGTGAACGATTCCGCGGACTGGCAGTACTCCTCAAACACCCAGCAGGCGATGTCCTTCAACTGGAATGTCCGCGGTCGGTCGCTATTGCAAGCGCATCGCCGGCAGTCCATCACGAACGAGGATCGGGAGCTCAGTGTGGTCAGGGCGCTCACGGGGCTCCAGGTCCAGATCCAGCGGCTGTACATGGACGCGCTCGAGCAACGCGACCTCATGCGCGCGGAGGAGGAGTTGGTAGAGGCGCGGCAGATCGACATGACCGTTGCCGAACGGCTGTTCAGCCTGGCTCTGCGCACCCGCGTGGACGTGCTCAACGCCGAACTCGCGGTCGAGCAACAGTTGCTCGAACTTCAGCAGCAGCGGGCGACGTACGAGCAAGCAGTGCTCGCTTTGCGAACCCAGCTCGGAAGTGAGGAGCGGGTATCACTGTCCCTGGCTGATGAGGATCTGCCGATCTTCGATCCGTCCGGCCTCGAAGTCGAGCAGTTGGTCGCCTCGGCGCTGGTCGTGAACCCCGAGCTCCGGCAATCGAGACTCTCGATAGAGTCCGCTAGCCTCGGAGTGCAGGAGGCCCAGAACTCCTGGTGGCCCGCGGTGTCGATGAGCGTCGACGTGTGGCGGCGTTCCCAGCCGCGGGGTTTGTCGGTATTCGACGTCGGAATCAGCGAGCCGCTGGAGGCCCAGTTTCGCGTGCAGTTCTCCATCCCGATGTTCAACAACTTCTTCCAGAATCGTCAGGCGATGGAACGGGCCGCGGTTCAGCTCGACAACGGCCGCGAAGCCGAACGGGAGGCCAGGCTGCGCATCGAAGAGACGGTGCGCAGTGCCGTGCTGGAGATCTCGAATCAGTACGAGGTACTTCGCCTCGCAGAGCGGTCTCTCGAGATCGCCCAGGAGGCGCTGCGCCTCGCTCGTGAGGAGTACCGCATCGGGACCCGTACCTTCGAGGACCTGCGATCGAGCTTCGACTCGGAGGCGACGACCCGCCGCCAGGTGATCACCGCCCGGCACAGCTTCGTGGACGCAGTTCTGACCCTCGAGGAGGCAGTGGGAGCCCGTGTCCGCGGCGGCACGCCGCCCATTGCGTCCGGCTCGGGAGGGCGCTGA